One window of the Labeo rohita strain BAU-BD-2019 chromosome 9, IGBB_LRoh.1.0, whole genome shotgun sequence genome contains the following:
- the twist2 gene encoding twist-related protein 2, which produces MEESSSSPVSPVDSLVTSEEELDRQQKRFGRKRRHSKKSSEDGSSPSSVNKRSKKPSPSSTQSFEELQNQRVLANVRERQRTQSLNEAFASLRKIIPTLPSDKLSKIQTLKLASRYIDFLCQVLQSDEMDSKMSSCSYVAHERLSYAFSVWRMEGAWSMSASH; this is translated from the coding sequence atggaaGAGAGTTCAAGCTCTCCCGTCTCCCCAGTGGACAGCCTGGTGACCAGCGAGGAGGAGTTGGACAGACAACAGAAAAGGTTCGGGAGGAAGAGGAGACACAGTAAAAAATCCAGCGAGGACGGCAGCAGCCCGAGCTCCGTGAATAAGCGGAGCAAAAAGCCCAGCCCGAGCAGCACTCAGTCCTTCGAGGAGCTGCAGAACCAGCGCGTCCTGGCGAACGTCAGGGAGAGGCAACGGACTCAGTCGCTGAACGAAGCCTTCGCGTCTTTGCGCAAAATCATCCCCACGCTCCCCTCGGATAAACTCAGCAAGATACAGACGCTCAAGCTCGCCTCCAGGTACATTGATTTCCTCTGTCAGGTGCTGCAGAGCGACGAGATGGACAGCAAGATGTCGAGCTGCAGCTACGTCGCGCACGAAAGACTCAGTTACGCCTTTTCGGTCTGGAGGATGGAGGGCGCCTGGTCGATGTCTGCGTCCCACTAG